ATGACAGATACTTTTTGGGCTTTTGTTGGATTAGTTCTTTTTCTGGCTCTTTTGGCTTATTTCAAAGTTCCAGAAATGATTGTGCGTCGTCTTGATGCACGGGCAAAGCGTATCAAGGATGAGCTTGATGAGGCTCTTCGTCTTCGTGAAGAAGCTCAGGAAGTTCTAGCCGAATATCAGCGCAAACATGCGGAAGCAGAAAAGGATGCGCAAGAGATTATTGCTGCAGCTAAGCGTGAAGTTGAAGCTGTTGTCTCTGAAGCTCGTACAAAAGCAGAGGAGTATGTAAAAAATCGCAATAAACTAGCAGAGCAAAAAATTGCTCAAGCAGAAGCTGATGCGATACGCGTGGTTTCTTCGTCTGCTGTCGATTTGGCAGTTTCTGCTGCGCGTTTGCTTATCGAGCAGGAATTAGATTCTAAAAAAGCAAATGAGCTCATTAAGGAGTCTCTTGTTGAGGAATCTCTTACAAAAATGAAGGCATACCTTAATTAAGGGATATTGGGTGAGTTCAAAAGGTTTCTAGTCCTTTGGAAGGAGAGTTCTTTTTCGGGATTAGCGTGACTGGGCAGTAGTTTTCTGATTTTCATCTATCTCAATTTTTGTATTTAATGAATTCTATTCAGCTTTTTGCTCAATGATGATTAAAGTGTCATTTATGCTAAAAATTCTCTGAAATTGTCTCAAGCCTTACAGTGAAGCTATTTCATAAGTTTTTTGAAAACATTCAATGATAAAGGTGCTAAGCTAAGAAAAAGAAGAATTCTATCTTCATCATTTTTCCAGTTGATAAAATGTTAGTTTTTTACACTTATAGCTCTTTAAGCCAGAAGAATGATTGCAGTATAGATCAAGAATTTCATAAAAGAAGACTTTTTATCAAATTGAGAAGATACGTCTGAATTGTTTGATTTTATTGAAGAATCATTCGATGAGGTAGTGTTCTTTATGAAGGTTTTGTTATAGTTATAAGATTTTTACTTGAACAAAAGCCAGGTAAGGTTTTCTAACTCTCATATGCATTCCAAAGACTTTCTTCAATAAGTTGTACATTCTTTACCAATCCCTGCACTTGATGTAATATCCCTCGATGATAACATTCCTATTCTTTACAAATAGAATGTTATCACTGATCAGCTTGTGCTCTCAAATATTGCTCAGGTGCACAGAACCTAGTTAGACTACAAGTTTCGAGAAGTCTGCAACTGCTTGTGTCGTGTTGTGGATACGTTTGAGAAGAGCGAGACGGTTAGTACGAATATTGGGGTTTTTATCGTTCACTAATACTTTTTCAAAAAATGTGTCGATAAATTTTCTCAATGGCGCTAGCGTATTGAGTGCGTGTGATAAATTTATTGCATTGATGTGGTCACGAACCTTTTTTTCTGCTTCAACGATTGCTTGATAGAGCTGTTTTTCTTCTGTTTCACTAAAGAGTTCAGGGTTAATTTCATTCACTATTGTTGAACCTTTTTGGATTTCATTTTCAAGAATGTTTACAATACGTTTTACAGCAGTTAAAAAACTACCCCCATCACTTGTATTGATAAAGGCGATAAGTGCTTCGACACGACGCGCAACCAACAAAAAATCATCAGCATCTTTGTTTAAGACTGCTTCAAGAGCATCATAACGAACGCCTTCCTCTTTTAGATAGATTTTCAAACGTTCATGAAAAAAGAATAACAGATCTGATAAAATATATTCTGTTTTTTCCAGAACGAGATTCTGCGATTGCGTAGTTTTTGTTCGAGATGTTTCATCTTTGTTTTTTTGTTGTAGAAAAAGATTCGTTGCCAGATGAAACAGTGGCATAAGATTGATTTTCCAGTCACGCAAAAGCACAAGCCTAATAATTCCTAATGCTGCTCGTCTTAATGCATAGGGATCTTTTGAACCTGTTGGTTTTTCATTAATAAGCCAAAAACCGACAAGCATGTCAATTTTATCGGCCAGCGCTACTGCTATAGCAAGAGGTTCTTGCGGAATACGATCTTTTGGTCCTTGAGGTTTATAATGGTCTTCGATTGCTTCAGCTACGCGAGGGTCTTCTTCCTGAAGAAGGGCATATTTTCGTCCCATGAATCCTTGTAGTTCCGGAAATTCTCCAACGACTTCTGTTTGTAAATCAGCTTTTGCAAGTATTGCGGCACGTTTAGCTAGGAGAGGGTCTGCTTGCACCGAAGGTGCAATTTTTTGTGCTAAGGTGGCGATTCGCTCCACTCTTGCACCTTGTGTGCCTAATTTTTCATGGAAAGTCACATTCAAATGATCAAGGCGTGCTATTCTTTGATCGAGAGGTTTTTTTAAATCAAGAGCAAGTTTCTTAGCAGAGGACTGCAAGTATTTGATATCAGGCAAATCATGTTGGTCTGTTTGCCAAAAATAGAGCGCATCAGAAAGACGAGCACAGACAACTTTACTATTTCCCTTGGAAATTTCTTTACCTTCATCGTTTGCAAGAATATTAGAAACGAGAATAAAATTATGAGAAAGTTTGATCTTTTCGCCTTGTTTGCGGGTTACAAAACACTTTTGATTGGCCTGAATGGTCAAGCGAATAATTTCTGGAGGAATATCAAGGAAAGATTTGTCAAAATTGCCCATAAGCACAACAGGCCACTCAACGAGTCCTGCAACTTCTTCTAAAAGGGCACTATCTTCAACCAGTTCTAAACCATTTGCAAAACAAAGATTTTGCGCATCTGTCAAAATAATATTCTTTCGCCTTTCTGCATCCAGAATGACTTTATGGGCTTCAAGCTGAGTGATATAGTCATCAAAACGGCGAATTTGGAGAGGCTTTCCGTTACTTAAGAAGCGATGACCGTAGGTCAAATTATTGCTTTTGAGAGAACCAATGGTAAATGGAATGACCCGCGTTTCACCAATTTCTGGTCCAAAGACGCAAAGAATGTTTTGTAAAGGTCGAATCCACTTCAGAGCTCCGCTTTTTGCTGAATCTTTTCCCCAACGCATAGATTTTGGCCATGGAAAATTGCGAATAATACCCGGTAAAATATCAGCAATAATCTCTTCTGCGCTCCGTCCTTTTTTGATGATTTTAGCGATATAAAAATCACCCTTTTTAGGATCATGCACAATGGGTGCTTCAGAAATATTATTCAATCCTGTTGTGCGTAAGAAGCCATCAATCACGTGCTGTGGTGACTTTGTACTGGGACCTCTGCGTTCTTCATGGGTATCTTTTGAACGTATAGAAAGACCGCGTACATCTAGTGTTAATCGACGAGGTGTCCAGTATTCACGAGCAGCTTTATAGGTTAAGCCCGCATTCACAAGTTGATCTATAACACATTTTTTGAGGTCTGCAGCAGCTTTTCGCTGCATGCGTGCAGGGATCTCTTCGCTGAAAAGTTCAAGAAGAAGATCAGACATTAGGATTCTCCGTTTTTGTGGATTTGAGCAGCTTTAGTGCGTAAAAAGGCTTCTCCACATTGGCGTGCAAGATCACGAACGCGAAAAATATAACTTTGTCGTTCAGTTACAGAAATAACGCCACGTGCTTGCAAAAGATTAAAGATATGACTAGCTTTAATACACTGGTCATAAGCTGGAAAAACACACAGATGTAAGCCATTCTCTGTATTTGGTTTTCCAGCTTTAAGGATTGCGATGCATTCGCATTCTGCATCGATAAAATGCTGATGTAGCAGTTTTGTATCAGCAAATTCGAAGTTATAGTATGAATATTCCTGTTCTGTTTGTAAAAAAATATCTCTATAACTTATTTGGTTTTCTCCATCTGAACTGTTAAAGTTAAGATTATAGATATTATCGACACCCTGGATATACATTGCCAGACGTTCCAGTCCATAGGTTAATTCTCCTGAGACCGGCGCGCATTCGATGCCGCAAACTTGTTGAAAATAAGTAAATTGAGAAATTTCCATCCCATCGCACCAGCACTCCCATCCAAGTCCCCAAGCACCGAGTGTTGGGCTTTCCCAATCATCTTCAACAAAGCGAACATCATGCAGTTTTGTATCAAGACCGATAGCCTGTAGCGATTTGATATAAAGCTCTTGTAAATTGGGAGGAGAGGGTTTGAGAAGCACTTGAAATTGATAATAGTGCTGTAAACGATTGGGATTTTTACCATATCGGCCATCTGTTGGGCGTCGACAAGGTTGGACATAAGCGACTTTCCAAGGCCGTGGTCCCAGTGAGCGTAGTGTTGTGGCCGGATGAAAGGTTCCAGCTCCGACTTCCATGTCGTAAGGTTGTAGAATTGCGCATCCATAATGGGCCCAGTAATTTTGCAAAGTGAAGATAAGTCCTTGAAAAGAACGTGTGGGATTGAGATATTCAGACAATTTCACGCTTTATACTCTTTTAATGTTTAACCAACAGACAGTAGCCAAAGAAATTTCAGCCTTCATTACTGTCTATTGTTTCATATGGTTATGGTCAAGCATCGTTGTTTATTGCAAACCAAATTTCAGCTTTTCTTGGATTTTTTTTAAATTTTTGGGTTCCCCATCGACTGCATGATTCCATTGAAATATTGCTTCACGTTTGCGTCCAACTTGCCAATAGGCATCACCTAAATGATCGTTCAATGTTGGATCTTCAGGTTGCAACTTGACAGCATTCTCCAATATTTGAACAGCTTGGTTATATTGTTTAAGCTTGTAATAGGCCCATCCTAGAGAATCAAGGATATGGCTATTTTTGGGTTGTAAGGCAGAAGCTTTTTGCAGCATATGGAGTGATTCTTCAAGTTTTTGATCACGCTCAATAAGTGAATAGCCAAGATAATTAAGGACTTGCGGTTGGTCGGGGAAAAATTCAAGTGCTTTTCGCAGGTCAATTTCTGCTTTTGACCATTGTTGCAAACGTTCGAAAGCGATACCGCGTTGATAAAAGAGCTTCCAATCATCTCGTTGAAACTTTGTTATCTGTGCAATAGCACGATCCAGAATTTTAATAGCTTCGACAAATTTATTGTCTTGCATATAAAAAGCAGCAAGTGTTATCAAAATGTGGCGATCATTGGGAGATTTTTTCTTTAATGATGTTAGCAATTTTATCGCTTCATTCTGATTATTGTTATTTGCAAGAATGAATGCAAGCCTTAGTTGTCCATCTTTATAATAAGGGGAACTGGATGGTAAAGAGCGGTAGAGCTTAATTGCTTGATTAGGGTCATTCAGTTTGGCAGAAATATTTGCCAATTGAAACATTGTTGCGTCATTTTCAGGGTACAATGCTAAAGATAATTGGTTGAAAATATGTGCAATGTGTCCTGAGGTTTTGTGGTTGAGAGCTGTTCCAAAGTTATATAATACTTCGCCAGCTCCTTGTTGAGGTGTTTTAACGAGCCTTTCTAAGGAAGCACCTTTTTCAATTTTTTCTCGAATGTTCTTCAGTATTTTTCGGTCTGACAGTATTTGTTCGCCGTGCTTGAGGGTCTGAATAGCTTGATTGCGCATCTTATGCCGCAATTGGAATGAGGCATAGGCTATGATAATACGTTCATAGGTATTAGGGCTTATAAGAATACTCTGTTGGTTATTGAGCACTTGAGTGAAATATTTTTTTGCAGCTTGCTTACGTTCTGCTAGGTCGCACATGAGTGCAAGATGATAAAGTCTAAAAAGATTATACCAAGCAGGTCCTTGGATCTTTTCAAGATCAGCAATTGCTTGAGATTGATGCCCAGATCCGAATGTAGCCCAAGCATTAATTAATTCAGGTATTGGATTATTGGATGCAGGAGGTTCTTTTAATTGTAAAAGAATCTTGGCATTCCTATAGTTTTTGTTGATGAGATTTTTGACCGACAACGTTAAAGAAACAAAGGGATTCATGATACCTTGCTCTTTTAGTTTTTGGGCTTGCTGAACAGCTTCTTTAAAAGCACCCGAAGAGAGCATCAATTCTAGCATCTCTACCTGTGTTTCAATGTTATCAGGTTTATAAGCGAGAGCCTTTTTAAAATAATTGATGGCGAGATCTGTTTTGTTTTCGTGATTTGCAACTTTCCCGGCCAGATAGGCACCTGTAAATGAGCTTGTATTGATAGCGGCATTAATTTTGCTATAGGTGGGGGATGGCGTCAGCATAATACCCGCGATAAAGAGAATAAAAAAGCGGGATATTGTTGCACTGCGCATAGAGCTAATCCTTCTTAAGAAAATCAATCAATTGTCCAGTTTATAAATCATATCCGGTTATTTTGTAAAAAATATTGTGATTCTTGCAAATCATCAGTTTACACGGGCAATACAAAAGTCAACAGTTTCGATCAAAGCACTGTGAGCGGGGCTTTCGTTCATTGACGCAAGAGCATTGGTTGCACGTTTTCCATAGGCACGCGCTTGCTCTATTGTATCTGTGAGGCTATCATATTTTTCTATTAAGTGTTGTGCATGTGCGAAGGTTTCATCATTGTTATTGCAATTTTCAAGCGCCTGTTTCCAGAATGCTTTTTCTGCCGTATTGCCCCGAGCATATGCAAGGATAACAGGCATCGTAATTTTTCCTTCTCGAAAATCATCACCGATATTTTTTCCCAGATGTTTAGCAGTCCCACCATAGTCAAGTACATCGTCAATTAATTGGAAAGCTAACCCTAGCAATGTTCCATATTCGCGCAATGCAAAACGTTCTTCATATTTATAACCAGCAATAATTGGTCCAACTTCAGCGGCAGCTGAAAAAAGTGCAGCCGTTTTCGCGTTGATGATTTTGAGATAATCTGAAGTACTAGTTTCTATATTTTTTGCGGCAGAAAGTTGCATAACTTCTCCCTCAGCAATAATTGCTGCAGCGTTTGCTAAGACAGAGAGTGCTTCTATAGAACCAACATCGACCATCAGTTTAAAAGCTTGTCCTAACAGGAAATCACCAACAAGGATACTTGCTTGATTTCCCCAAATCATTCGTGCAGTAGATTTCCCGCGTCGTAAATTGCTCTCATCGATTACATCATCATGTAACAAGGTTGCCGTATGCATAAATTCAACTGCTGTTGCGAGTTTTATATGTCCATCATTTTGATAATCAAACATATGAGCGGAAGCCAGTGTAATCATTGGGCGCAATCGTTTTCCACCTGACGAAATAAGATGGTTGGAAATTTCAGGGATCATTTCAATATCTGATTTTGCCATAGAGAGGATGAATTTGTTTACACGTTCCATATCGTCTTTGGTAAGATTAATGAGGGATTGGAGAGAAATTTGATTGTTTGTTATCTGATCTAATTTTGTAGCAGCACGCAATGTGTTTACTCCTAGAGTATTGCAATGAACATATATGAATTCTATTTTGTCCATAGCATAAAGATGGTTTTGTTTTGACTCAAGCTTTGATACCGCATTTGAAATTCAAATCTTGAATAATATTTGCAAGGAATGTCCTTTGTGCTTGGAGAATATCATTGTTATGAAGTCATGGGAAAATTTGAAATATTTTTGTTTGAACAACAATTGATAGGGAGGGCGAGTGAATTATGAGGATGAATATTGGGTTTTCAAATGAATAAAACAAGGAATCATAGCGATGAAACAATTGATGCGTTTCATCGTGGGAAGTTTTATTTGGTTCAGCCACGTTTACGTGGTCATCGTTCTGGCATGGACGCTATGTTATTAGCTGGTTTAGTTCCCAATAATTTTAAGGGTAAGGTTGTTGATTTGGGTGCTGGTGCTGGTGCTGCAGGATTGGCGGTTGCCTCACGTTGTTTGGAGGTTCATGTTACATTGGTTGAGCGATCGGCTTTTATGGCATCTTACGCTCAAAAAACGCTTATGCTAAAACAAAATGAGAAACTTGCGAAGCGAGTTTGCTTGGTAGAAGCAGACGTTACATGCAAAGGGAGAGCCCGTTTAGAAGCAGGATTAGCGGATCATGCTTTTGATTTTGCAATTATGAATCCGCCTTTTAATAATCCTGCGGATCGCAAAACACCTGATGAGCAGAAGTTTGAGGCACATGTTATGCCTGAAGCAATGTTTGATGATTGGTTGCGGAGCACAGCAGCAATTGTTAAGCCGGGTGGATATTTGGGGTTAATCGCACGTCCACAATCATTGAATGATATATTACATGCTTTGAAAGGGCGCTTTGGTAATATCTGTATAATTCCTCTTCACGCGCGCGTTGCAACAGCCGCAATTCGTATTTTATTTTATGCAAAACGAGGAAGTAAAGCAGCTTTATCTCTCTTGCCGCCACTAGTTATGCATGAGGACAATGGTCATGCTTTTTCACCGCGGATGGATGCAATTAATAATGGGCATATAAGTTTGTGGGAACTTTTAAAATGATATCTTGTGTTTTCCAGTTTATCATTTAAATTCGAGCTAAACTTTGAATTGTTTTGAAGGGGATTTTAAGTTTGGGTGAAATTGGGTTTGGGTCTATAATTTTAGTTTATTTAGGCACTTTTTTTTACAGTTATGCTCTTCCTATTTTATGCCCTTGCTTATTTGGCAGTTTACTAAATTTATAAGGAAGTTTCATTTTGATTGACGCTATAAAGAATTTTGTTTCGTGCTGTTTTCATTCCAGTAAATTTGAAATTCCTGTAGTACGCCTTCATGGAGCGATTATGGATTCAAATTCAATGTTAGCACGTACACTTTCGTTAGGCAGGTGTGCAAGTCTTTTAGACAAGGCTTTTGCTTACAAAAAAGCGCCGGCTGTTGCACTTATTATTAATTCTCCTGGTGGTTCGCCGGTACAATCACGTTTGCTCTTCAAGCGTATTCGTGATTTGGCAGAGGAGAAAAATAAAAAGGTTTTTGTATTTATTGAAGATATAGCAGCATCAGGTGGCTATATGATTGCCTGTGCTGGGGATGAAATTTTTGCTGATCCTTCTTCGATTATTGGTTCCATTGGGGTTGTTTCAGCTTCTTTTGGTTTTCCTGAGTTTTTGAAGAAAATTGGTATTGAGCGTCGTGTATACACAGCAGGAAAAAACAAGGTTACATTGGATCCATTTCAACCAGAAAAGAAAGCAGATATTGAACATTTGAAATCTTTGCAACTCGAAGTTCACCAAACTTTTATCGATTTGGTTAAGGAGCGGCGTGCAACGAAGTTATCAAATGATTCGGATCTTTTTACAGGAATGTTTTGGAGTGGAAGGAAAAGCGTTGAACTTGGGCTGATTGATGGATTGAATGATATACGCTCTGTTATTAAGGAGCGGTTCGGTTCTGGTACAAAACTTCGATTAATCACTCCTCCGAAAAGCCTTTTAGGTCCTAAAACTCCTTCAGGCGTTACTGCTAATGCGGTTTATACAGCAGTTGATAGCGCGTTGATAGCAGCACAAGAACGGACGCTTTGGCAACGTTATGGTTTGTGATGAAAATAGTAGTTTAATATGTGCTGAGTGTAGTTGATGCTTTTGCCTAAAAATAATTTTTAGAAGGAGAGAGATTTGAAATGATACGAATGATGGCATCGAGTTTGATTTGTATCATAGCTCTTTATATTTATTGTTTGTTCAGAAACCAATTACAGCGGAGGGGGCATCATATTTACCGTGCCCAATCTAAACCACAGGTTGGTAGAAGGGGAACGTTGGTAAAGGATTCTCGCACTGGTGAATATTACGTCAGATGATGTCGGATGTAAAAGTTTCATTCAAAGGGCATTCTTATGTATTTACACCTATTAAGTTGAACTTAACCTTGCACGTTGTAGGGCAGCGCACGGATGGTTATCATTTAATAGAAAGTTTGGTTTATTTTAGTCTCAGCGGTGATTGTTTGAGCTATATGCCTTGTAAGAGTAATCACTTTATTTTAACAGGGCCTTTTGCCGATGAGCTTGTTTCTGATACAGGTAATTTGGTTGTTCGTGCACATGACTTTATGTGTAAGGCCTTTCCTAAGTGTGCCAAACCTGCTTTTTTTCGACTTGTTAAACTATTGCCGGTTGCTTCGGGGATTGGTGGTGGTTCGGGCAATGCTGCTGGTGTTTTGAGTCTATTGCGTCAGCAGTGGGGTCTTGATTGCTCTTGTGAAAAATTGGCGGAAATGAGCTTAGTGCTTGGTGCTGATGTGCCGATGTGTCTTTTTGCATTGGAGTATCAGCAGCCACTTTTTGTTAGAGGAATTGGGCAAGATATAACACAGTTAAAAGAGGCTTGTTCTCTTGCAATGGTTTTGGTTAATCATGGACAACAGATTGCGACGAAAGCTGTTTTTAAGGCTTTGGAGAAGCGCGATCATCCACCCGTAAAGATTGATCTAGAATCTCTCAAGACGGTTGATTCATTGGTTGAAGCTTTACAAGAAACACGTAACGATCTTTTTATTCCCGCATTAAAAATTGCACCTCAATTGTCTGAAGTTTTATATGCCTTAGATGAGAGTGGAGCTCTCTTTTCTCGTATGTCCGGGACTGGTGCAACTTGTTTTGGTATTTTTAAAGATAAAGAAGCAGCGCAGCAGGCTGCTCTTTTTATCAAATTGATGCATCCAGATTGGTTTGTTAAACCTATCATAACTTTAGGAATGCTTTAGGTTCTATATGCATTTAATTTAAACGAGAGAAGCAGGTAGAGTGATGGTCACGTCCCATTTGTTAAGAACAGCAGTGTTACGGGGAAGAAGTATGACCTCAATAGCTAATCAAGGATTGGCAAAGGATTGACCGTTTATGGAGGCTAAGTCTTTCAGATTGTATGAGGGCTGAAAATTTTACCCATCGTTTTATTGAAGATGTTCATTTTATTTTAAAACGGAGTTTCAAAGGCAAGAATTTGCTTTACCCCTCAAGATAAAGGTGGAGCCTTCATCGCTAAGAGTTATGAAATCTGGTGTCAGAAAGGAATCCTCACAACTGGTTTTGGTAATGCTTTTCAAGAACTATAGGTTATGATGGTGAAGCTGTGAGAAGGATATCACCTTTTCTCAGATACATCTGTGTGCTGGAAGTTATAGATTGTTGAGCAGGACTATAGAGAACATCAGCATGAAAGGGCAGTGTTGGCAAAAGTGAGCCAAGATTTGATAACGAAAGGTCATATTGTGATGGATGCTGTGCGTCAAGCTTTACATTTTTTCTTGACGACAGAGAGCAGACATGACGCTGCTCAAGCAGCTTAGCTTATTGATAGTGGTGAAAATACATCAGTTATTTTGAGAATGGTTATGTTCAAAGGTAGCAAAGAGAAGGAGTGAGGAAGCAAGACTGTTTTTCTGTCATTTTCCTTTCTGCTTAAACAAGAGGACAGTGCATGACGATGTTGAACATTTTTCCAGAGAACGCCACTTTATGGAAGTTACTTTTAATAAATGCGAATATTTCAAACGTATCTCCTTAAATGGGATAAAAGGCTGCTTTTTTATGGGATTCTTAGTTATGCTTTAATCGCGCTCTGAATTAGAGAGTGAGGTGCATAAAATCTAGGATATTCACGGATGAGAAAATGGAAGAATGGGGGATTGATTGTACAGTGAGGGAGAGTATGGTAGAAAAGATACTTTAGGAATAGGCTCTTTATAGGTCTGAGTAAGCATACAAGGCTGGATTTCCTGTTTTTGGTAACAGGTTACAGGGGCTTTTGGAATTGGTGCAGTTGCGTGGCCTTTTATACATCAGCTATGGCCAGATGAGACTGTTCTGGTAGATTCTTTTGTTGAGGTTGACCTTTCTGGCATTGAAGAAGGCATATCGGTGACGGTAAAGTGGCGTGGGCAGCCTGTTGTTATTTGCAATCGGACTGCAAAAGAGATTGCTGAAGCTCGCACTACTGAATTGCGTATTCTGAAAGATCGTCAAGCGCGCAACCCTAATCTGGAGAGTGCAGAAGAAGCGAGGGATTTTGCACGTTCAGCAAGCAAGGGATGTGAGAATTGGCTCATTCTTATTAATCTTTGTACGCATATAGGCTGTCTAACATTTGAGCAATCTGGTAGATTGGGGCATGGCTGTTTT
This genomic window from Bartonella quintana contains:
- a CDS encoding F0F1 ATP synthase subunit B, with product MTDTFWAFVGLVLFLALLAYFKVPEMIVRRLDARAKRIKDELDEALRLREEAQEVLAEYQRKHAEAEKDAQEIIAAAKREVEAVVSEARTKAEEYVKNRNKLAEQKIAQAEADAIRVVSSSAVDLAVSAARLLIEQELDSKKANELIKESLVEESLTKMKAYLN
- the glyS gene encoding glycine--tRNA ligase subunit beta, translating into MSDLLLELFSEEIPARMQRKAAADLKKCVIDQLVNAGLTYKAAREYWTPRRLTLDVRGLSIRSKDTHEERRGPSTKSPQHVIDGFLRTTGLNNISEAPIVHDPKKGDFYIAKIIKKGRSAEEIIADILPGIIRNFPWPKSMRWGKDSAKSGALKWIRPLQNILCVFGPEIGETRVIPFTIGSLKSNNLTYGHRFLSNGKPLQIRRFDDYITQLEAHKVILDAERRKNIILTDAQNLCFANGLELVEDSALLEEVAGLVEWPVVLMGNFDKSFLDIPPEIIRLTIQANQKCFVTRKQGEKIKLSHNFILVSNILANDEGKEISKGNSKVVCARLSDALYFWQTDQHDLPDIKYLQSSAKKLALDLKKPLDQRIARLDHLNVTFHEKLGTQGARVERIATLAQKIAPSVQADPLLAKRAAILAKADLQTEVVGEFPELQGFMGRKYALLQEEDPRVAEAIEDHYKPQGPKDRIPQEPLAIAVALADKIDMLVGFWLINEKPTGSKDPYALRRAALGIIRLVLLRDWKINLMPLFHLATNLFLQQKNKDETSRTKTTQSQNLVLEKTEYILSDLLFFFHERLKIYLKEEGVRYDALEAVLNKDADDFLLVARRVEALIAFINTSDGGSFLTAVKRIVNILENEIQKGSTIVNEINPELFSETEEKQLYQAIVEAEKKVRDHINAINLSHALNTLAPLRKFIDTFFEKVLVNDKNPNIRTNRLALLKRIHNTTQAVADFSKLVV
- a CDS encoding glycine--tRNA ligase subunit alpha, with product MKLSEYLNPTRSFQGLIFTLQNYWAHYGCAILQPYDMEVGAGTFHPATTLRSLGPRPWKVAYVQPCRRPTDGRYGKNPNRLQHYYQFQVLLKPSPPNLQELYIKSLQAIGLDTKLHDVRFVEDDWESPTLGAWGLGWECWCDGMEISQFTYFQQVCGIECAPVSGELTYGLERLAMYIQGVDNIYNLNFNSSDGENQISYRDIFLQTEQEYSYYNFEFADTKLLHQHFIDAECECIAILKAGKPNTENGLHLCVFPAYDQCIKASHIFNLLQARGVISVTERQSYIFRVRDLARQCGEAFLRTKAAQIHKNGES
- a CDS encoding tetratricopeptide repeat protein encodes the protein MRSATISRFFILFIAGIMLTPSPTYSKINAAINTSSFTGAYLAGKVANHENKTDLAINYFKKALAYKPDNIETQVEMLELMLSSGAFKEAVQQAQKLKEQGIMNPFVSLTLSVKNLINKNYRNAKILLQLKEPPASNNPIPELINAWATFGSGHQSQAIADLEKIQGPAWYNLFRLYHLALMCDLAERKQAAKKYFTQVLNNQQSILISPNTYERIIIAYASFQLRHKMRNQAIQTLKHGEQILSDRKILKNIREKIEKGASLERLVKTPQQGAGEVLYNFGTALNHKTSGHIAHIFNQLSLALYPENDATMFQLANISAKLNDPNQAIKLYRSLPSSSPYYKDGQLRLAFILANNNNQNEAIKLLTSLKKKSPNDRHILITLAAFYMQDNKFVEAIKILDRAIAQITKFQRDDWKLFYQRGIAFERLQQWSKAEIDLRKALEFFPDQPQVLNYLGYSLIERDQKLEESLHMLQKASALQPKNSHILDSLGWAYYKLKQYNQAVQILENAVKLQPEDPTLNDHLGDAYWQVGRKREAIFQWNHAVDGEPKNLKKIQEKLKFGLQ
- a CDS encoding polyprenyl synthetase family protein → MRAATKLDQITNNQISLQSLINLTKDDMERVNKFILSMAKSDIEMIPEISNHLISSGGKRLRPMITLASAHMFDYQNDGHIKLATAVEFMHTATLLHDDVIDESNLRRGKSTARMIWGNQASILVGDFLLGQAFKLMVDVGSIEALSVLANAAAIIAEGEVMQLSAAKNIETSTSDYLKIINAKTAALFSAAAEVGPIIAGYKYEERFALREYGTLLGLAFQLIDDVLDYGGTAKHLGKNIGDDFREGKITMPVILAYARGNTAEKAFWKQALENCNNNDETFAHAQHLIEKYDSLTDTIEQARAYGKRATNALASMNESPAHSALIETVDFCIARVN
- a CDS encoding tRNA1(Val) (adenine(37)-N6)-methyltransferase → MNKTRNHSDETIDAFHRGKFYLVQPRLRGHRSGMDAMLLAGLVPNNFKGKVVDLGAGAGAAGLAVASRCLEVHVTLVERSAFMASYAQKTLMLKQNEKLAKRVCLVEADVTCKGRARLEAGLADHAFDFAIMNPPFNNPADRKTPDEQKFEAHVMPEAMFDDWLRSTAAIVKPGGYLGLIARPQSLNDILHALKGRFGNICIIPLHARVATAAIRILFYAKRGSKAALSLLPPLVMHEDNGHAFSPRMDAINNGHISLWELLK
- a CDS encoding S49 family peptidase; protein product: MIDAIKNFVSCCFHSSKFEIPVVRLHGAIMDSNSMLARTLSLGRCASLLDKAFAYKKAPAVALIINSPGGSPVQSRLLFKRIRDLAEEKNKKVFVFIEDIAASGGYMIACAGDEIFADPSSIIGSIGVVSASFGFPEFLKKIGIERRVYTAGKNKVTLDPFQPEKKADIEHLKSLQLEVHQTFIDLVKERRATKLSNDSDLFTGMFWSGRKSVELGLIDGLNDIRSVIKERFGSGTKLRLITPPKSLLGPKTPSGVTANAVYTAVDSALIAAQERTLWQRYGL
- a CDS encoding 4-(cytidine 5'-diphospho)-2-C-methyl-D-erythritol kinase is translated as MMSDVKVSFKGHSYVFTPIKLNLTLHVVGQRTDGYHLIESLVYFSLSGDCLSYMPCKSNHFILTGPFADELVSDTGNLVVRAHDFMCKAFPKCAKPAFFRLVKLLPVASGIGGGSGNAAGVLSLLRQQWGLDCSCEKLAEMSLVLGADVPMCLFALEYQQPLFVRGIGQDITQLKEACSLAMVLVNHGQQIATKAVFKALEKRDHPPVKIDLESLKTVDSLVEALQETRNDLFIPALKIAPQLSEVLYALDESGALFSRMSGTGATCFGIFKDKEAAQQAALFIKLMHPDWFVKPIITLGML